One Cuculus canorus isolate bCucCan1 chromosome 2, bCucCan1.pri, whole genome shotgun sequence genomic region harbors:
- the LOC104061115 gene encoding uncharacterized protein LOC104061115 gives MAGRAQEPVTFEDVAVYLSRSEWETVAEEQRQLYCSVMLDNYELLTSLGYPGPKPDILYRIERGEEPWVCAPQSPVRWDGPNSPSPGHNEDLSSSGWWPEAVGHRVPEERTETTHHGESWSSCLPHHQTLEQRAPGGLQPHPEKVLSHQREVPLPGSPQFLQPHPSLVSHHRVPPGMGVNSSNPLSAGGRCRQWRLRSRRLLNKFRCLKDGTEPPSRAVGRETSPVESQDRTPEIFQPGKEGGTENKREVKADVTQPEGFLLPPVVEQQNKPSDLQERLRGGPHRVVFQRSHSRTQRTSEGMTFLQGNVEPPTHELLEAVLKDHCYCTVRERWFLRFAPCPLQEHDYCRNNEAGDLALQDHEYCHAWRFPDLGGVHRVVPLPGKARVALHRLNEQNSPIERILRTAKRIMWSHKRFSFPQRSSRPEPSAKAEDDSMKGPREVFCPPAKQPRSEGAPRDGPSGALLCAPVAPFEPTASPPPSDPALEVKKEEPHLEVSARRQGQKVEPPRSCDLKENVKGHKRLNPNHVSLHDAYEMVMRTVDYMLDSVCHNLELGAYPPCEEIWPTAIQIDR, from the exons ATGGCGGGGCGGGCGCAG GAACCGGTGACCTTCGAGGACGTTGCCGTCTACCTGAGCCGCTCCGAGTGGGAGACCGTGGCCGAGGAGCAGCGGCAGCTCTACTGCAGCGTCATGTTGGACAACTACGAGCTCTTGACGTCCCTGG GTTACCCAGGTCCCAAACCGGATATTTTATACCGGATCGAGCGCGGAGAAGAGCCGTGGGTCTGCGCTCCCCAAAGCCCGGTGAGGTGGGATGGACccaacagcccctctccag GACACAACGAGGACCTGAGCTCCTCAGGGTGGTGGCCTGAAGCTGTTGGGCACCGCGTACCGGAGGAGAGGACGGAGACGACCCACCACGGTGAGTCCTGgtcctcctgccttccccaccACCAAACTCTGGAGCAAAGAGCTCCGGGTGGGCTCCAACCCCATCCG GAGAAGGTTCTCTCTCACCAAAGAGAGGTCCCACTGCCAGGATCTCCCCAGttcctccagccccatccctctCTCGTGTCCCACCACCGTGTCCcaccggggatgggggtgaaCTCTTCCAACCCTCTCTCGGCAGGAGGACGATGCCGACAGTGGCGACTCCGCTCTAGAAGACTCCTCAACAAGTTCAGGTGTCTCAAGGATGGGACGGAGCCACCGTCGCGGGCGGTTGGCCGGGAAACGAGCCCGGTGGAAAGCCAAGACCGGACACCGGAGATCTTCCAgcctgggaaggaaggaggaacgGAGAATAAACGCGAGGTCAAGGCAGATGTGACCCAACCGGAAGGATTCCTGCTTCCTCCCGTGGTGGAACAGCAGAACAAACCATCAGATCTTCAGGAACGTCTGCGTGGTGGCCCTCATCGGGTGGTGTTTCAAAGGAGCCATTCGAGAACTCAACGCACGTCAGAAGGGATGACCTTCCTCCAGGGGAACGTGGAGCCACCTACCCACGAGCTCCTGGAGGCTGTGTTGAAGGACCACTGCTACTGCACCGTGAGAGAGAGATGGTTCCTACGCTTCGCCCCGTGTCCTCTCCAAGAACACGATTACTGCCGCAACAACGAGGCCGGAGACCTGGCGCTGCAGGACCACGAGTATTGTCACGCCTGGAGGTTCCCTGACTTGGGTGGAGTCCATCGGGTGGTTCCTCTCCCCGGCAAAGCTCGGGTCGCTCTTCACCGGCTCAACGAGCAGAACTCCCCCATCGAGAGAATCCTCAGGACGGCCAAGAGAATAATGTGGAGTCACAAGAGGTTCTCCTTCCCTCAACGTTCCTCTCGTCCAGAACCTTCTGCTAAGGCAGAAGATGACTCCATGAAGGGACCGCGTGAGGTGTTTTGTCCTCCGGCCAAGCAGCCTCGAAGCGAAGGTGCACCCCGAGATGGGCCATCAGGAGCTCTTCTTTGTGCTCCTGTGGCGCCTTTTGAACCGACGGCTTCACCTCCACCTTCCGATCCAGCTCTGGAGGTGAAGAAAGAAGAACCCCATCTCGAGGTGTCCGCGCGCCGTCAGGGGCAGAAGGTGGAGCCGCCGCGGAGCTGTGACCTGAAGGAGAACGTCAAAGGCCACAAACGCCTCAATCCCAACCACGTTTCGCTTCACGACGCCTATGAGATGGTGATGCGGACGGTGGACTACATGCTGGACTCCGTCTGCCACAACTTGGAGCTCGGTGCTTACCCACCGTGCGAGGAGATCTGGCCCACCGCCATTCAGATAGACAGGTGA